The genomic window TCGCGAAACTCAAGCAGTACCGCGAAGAGGCGGGCAAGACCGGACCGTTCGAGATCCACGTCATCTCGGTTGACGGTTTCACCGTGGACGGCGTAAAGCGACTCGAGGACAAGGGCGTCACCGACGTCATCGTCGGCTTCCGCATCCCCTACATCATGGGCACCGACACCGAGCCGCTGGACGACAAGATCCGCAACCTGGAGGTGTTCGCCGAGAACGTGATCGCGAAGGTTTAGCGCGGGTCGCCGCATGGCCGAAGCTGGGTGCTGCGGACCGCGGCCATCGGGTGCAGCGCGTCACAGCGGATCCCATTGCGGCGCACGCTTTTCCATGTGCGCCTTGGCGGCTTCGACCGGGTTGTTTGTGAAGCCGCTCAGGATCTGGGTGCGATTCTCGATCTCGATGGCGTGCCGCAGACTGGGCGCGTCCAGCGCCGCGTTCAGACCAATCTTGGTCTGCCACACGCCGTATGCGTTGTTCTCGGCGATCTCGCGGGCTTTGCGCAGCGCGGCGGGCAGCAACTGGTCGGCCGGCACCACCTCGTGCACCAGCTTGATGCGGTGAGCCTCCTCGGCATCGATGATGCGACCGGTCAACATCAGTTCGCGTGCCACTCCGGCGCCGACGATCTTGGGCAGCAGGTAGCTGGTGCCCATGTCCATCGACGAAAAGCCGGCTTTGATGAAGGCCGAACCGAACCGGACGTGCTCGGAGGCGACCCGGATGTCACTGACCAGCGTGAACGCCAGCCCGCCGCCGACGGCGACGCCATTCACGGCGGCGATCACCGGGATGTCGAGCTCGTAGATGCGGGTGAACAGGTTGGCCAGCCGGACCTGGGCATCGTAGTTGACCTTGAAGGCCGGGGTCGACGGGCTTGCGGGCTCGGTCCAGGCTTCGCCGGTGCCGCTCAGGTCGGCGCCGGCGCAGAATCCGCGCCCGGCCCCGGTCAGGATCGCGACCCGGAAGGCACCCGTGCCGAGGGCGGCGGCGGCATTCTCCATGCCGTCGATCAGCGACCCGTCGATGGCGTTCAGGCGTTGTGGCCGGTTCAGGGTGATACAAGCGATGTTGTCTTCGAGGGTTTCCAGTTCCACTGCAGGCATACTCCGAACCGTAGGCGACGTGAATTTGCCGACGGGGCATACCGTGGATTCGACTCGAGACGAAGGAGAAAGCATGGCACGAAGCGAGGGCGACACCTGGGATGCGGCCAGCAGCGTGGGAGCGACCGCCACGATGGTCGCCGCGGCACGCGCCGCCGCCACCCGGCGTCCGCAGCCGGTCATCAGCGACCCGTTCGCCGAGCCGCTGGTGCGCGCGGTCGGGATCGACGTGTTCAACCGGCTCGCCGCCGGTGAACTCGACTTCGACGCCGAGGACGACGGGGCGGGCTTCCCACGGATGACCGACACGTTCGCCGCCCGCGCCCGGTTTTACGACGACTACTTCGCGCAAGCCACCGCCGCGGGCGTGCGGCAGGTGGTCATCGTCGCCTCGGGACTGGACAGCCGCGCCTACCGGCTGTCCTGGCCGGCGGGCACGACGGTCTACGAGATCGACCAGCCGGAGGTGATCGAGTTCAAGACGTCGACGCTGTCGAAACTCGGGGCGACGCCCACGGCCGAATACCGCCCCGTGGGCATCGACCTCCGCGAGGACTGGCCCGCCGCGCTCACCGCGGCCGGGTTCAACGCCGCGGCGCCGACGGCATGGTTGGCCGAGGGGGTGCTGATCGGGTGGCTGCCGCCGGAGGCCGAAGTCCGACTGCTGGACAACGTGATTGGGCTCAGCACCGCTGGCAGCCAGTTCGCCGCCGACTATGGATCGGTCGCCGGAACGACGCCCGCCGCGCAGGAGCAGGCCGCGCGGCTGGCCGAGCTGTGGCGCCGGCACGGGCTGGACTTGGACGTCGCTAATCTGGCCTACCCCGGTGAGCACACCGACGTCGCGGCGCACCTGCAGGACCGCGGCTGGGACGTCATCAGGTTCCGTCTCGCCGACCTCTTCGTCGCGGCGGGCCTGCCGGAATTGCAGGCGGCCGCGCAGCAGCAGATCCCGGCGGCCACCATCGGCTTCGCCACCGCGGTGCTGAAGTAACTGTGATCAGCCGTCAGCTGCGTTTGGCCAACCAGTCGGCCTGCATCACCAGCAGCGCCAGGACTTCCAGCTGCGGGGTGTCGGGGTCGAGTTCGCGGTAACGCTGGTAGACGTTGACGACGACGCGTTCGGCGTCCAGCCAGCCGGCGTACTCGCCGAGGTCGATGGTGTCGGCGGCCTCGGCCCAGGACAGGCCCTTGCGGTAGGCGGCCTCGGTCTGCTCGGCGACGTGCGCGAGATAACCACGGACGGCACGGATTCCGTCCGGATCGGTGACCGGGCCGTGGCCGGGCACGACGATCGGCGCGTCCAGCGCGATCATCGCGTCGCAGGCCGCGACCCAGTTGGCGATCGGGCCCGCCCACACGATCGGCGTGCAGCCGATGAAGAGCAGGTCGCCGCCGAACAACACCCCGGCATCGGGCACGTGCACGACGGAGTCCGCGGCGGTGTGGGCCGGACCCAGGTTGAAGAACTCGACGCGCCGGCCACCGACGTCGATCGTGAGGTCGCGGTCGAAGGTGTGGTCGGCGTTGCGCACATCGATTCCGCTGAAATCGAAGGGCCCGAACCGTTCTCGCGCGTACGGCGTCGCGACAGGGCCGAGGTCGCCGGTCTGCGTCATGGCCAGCAGCTCGGGCGGCATGCCGTGCGCGATCTCCTCGGCGGTGTCCTTGGCCGCGATGATCCGCACCGAGGCATCGAGCAGCTGGTTGCCGTGCGTGTGGTCGCCGTTGGAGTGGGTGATCAGCGCATCGGTGATGGGCGCGGTTGAGGTGAACGGCCGCATGGCGCTGAGCATTTCGCGGGTCAGCGCCAGGTCGAACAACGTGTCGACGAGCAGCGAGGCGCCGTCTCCGGACACCAGCCCGGCGTTGCTCCAGCCGTAGCCACCGTCGGGCAGCGTCCACGCCCACACCTTGTCGGCGACCTCGTGCAGCCCGCGGGTGTAGGGGACTCGGGCCGCGGCCCGGTTAACGCGCCCCGGCACGGGCGCCTTCGCCGGGTTGGGCCGGGCGGGCAACGGATGCGGCGGCCCGCTGGCGCGTACGGTCTGGCGCGTCTCCCCGAGGCCCTGCACCCGTAGCGTGACGACGTCACCGTCGTGCAGCCAGCCCGGGAAGGATTCCAGGTCGGTCAGGCTGAGGTGTTCGACGAGCGTGCAGGTGGGCACCGTGCCCGAGCCGACGACGTCGCCGGGGCGCAACGTCACCCCGCGCGAGGCGTAGGAGATTACTTCGCCGAAGCTCCAGTCCATCTGGTCGGTTGAGCCCGAACCGATTTCGGTGTCGTTGACCAGGGCGCTCACCGGCAGGCTCAGCGTCCCGGGACGTGCTGGGTGCCGGTAGGGTTCCAGTTCGTCGGGCGTCACCAGGTAAGGCCCCAAGGTGACGCCGCTGTCCTTGCCCTTGGCCTGCCCGATCCCCAGTTGGCTCTCCAGCTGCTGCAGGTCGCGCGCGGACCAGTCGTTGAAGATCATGTAGCCGACGATGGCCCGCTCGGCCTCGTCGACGGTCAGGTCCTTTCCGCCGGTCCCGATGACCGCGGCGATCTCCAATTCGAAGTCCTGCCAAGCACTTCCGGGTGCGATGGGGGCGTCGTCGTACGGTCCGAGAACCGTTGCCGGGCAGGCGAAGTAGAAAGCGGGGATGCGATACCAGGTGTCGGCGAGCTCGCGACCGCCGCCCAGGGCCGCCTGACAGTTGCGCATGTGGTCCAGGAAGCACAGGAAGTCGCGGATCGACGGCGGGTTCGGGATGGGCGCCATCAAAGTCACGTCGCCCACCGGCACGGTGGCGGCGGATCGCAGCGCCTCCTCGCCGGCCTGCCGCAGACCGTCGGCGCCGCGACCGACCAGGTCCAGCAGCGTCACACCCGGTGCCACAGCGTGGATCTCGTCGCCGGAAAGCACACCGGTCCGTGGCCCGTCGGCATCGCGGTAGGTCACCCATCTCATTCGCGTACCACCTCACTTGGTTTCTTGTCCGGCCTCAGCCCGCGCCAACTCGATTGGCGCAGCCGGTTATCCGGGGTCCATTCGCTGTAGCGCACCTCGCCGACGAGAACCGGCTCGACATAGGTCACGCCGCGGGCCTCGATCCTGGGAAGCGGCGGATCGAACGGCGACTGGTCGGTGTGCAGCGGCGCCATCGTCTTCTTCAGGTGGGCCAGGTCGCGCTCGGTGAAGCCGGTTCCGACCCGACCGGCGAATTGCAGGCCGCCGACGCCGGGGATACCCATGAGCAGGGAGCCGATCCCGCTGGTGCGGCCGCCCTCCCCAGCCTTCCAGCCGCCGATGACGATTTCCTGGGTGCTCCAGTGCTTGTCCTTGAGCCAGGACGCCGATCGCCGGCCCGGCTGGTAGGTGGAATCGCGCCGCTTGGCGACCACGCCTTCCCAGCCTCGCACGCTGGAGTAGTCCAGCGCCTGCGCCCCATCGCCGGGCAGCAGGTCGGGGACGATCAATTTAGCGCTGCTGGCCAGGGTTTCGAGCAGCTTGCGCCGGTCTTGATACTTGGCCCGAAGCAATGACCGGCCGTCCAGGTAAAGCAGATCGAATGCCCAGTACTCGACGCGGGTGGCGCGGTTGCGGTTCTGCATCGCGTTGAAGCTGGGCACCCCGGCTGCGTTGAGCGCGACAACCTCGCCATCGAGCACCATGTGATGGTCGGTGAGATCGTCTGCGATCGAGCCCAATTGGGGATAATCACGCGTGACGTCGCGCCCGCTGCGCGACCGCAGCCGCACGGTGCCGCGATCGGCGTCGACCAGCATCCGGTAGCCGTCTCACTTGCCCTCGAATGCCCACTGGCTTGCCTTGAGTCGCATCACCGAACCTTCCGACGCCAGCATGGGATACAGCTCGTCGAACCGGAAAACCTTCTGGTCCTTCATCCGGTGCGCCAGCCACTGGTCGCCGTTGGTTTGAATCAGCGCGTAACGCCCTGAGATTCGGCTACCGTGCAGGTTGACGATGACTTCACCTTTTTCGGCGGAGTCATTGAACTTCTCGGCCTCGTAGGTGCCGGCGTCCCAGATGACCACCCTGCCTGCACCGTACTCACCTTTCGGGATGTTGCCCTCGAAGCTGCCGTATTCCAGCGGGTGGTCCTCGGTGTGCACCGCGAGATGGTTTACCGAGGTGGTCCCGGGCAGATTCTTCGGGACCGCCCACGACACCAGCACGCCGTCGCGTTCCAGCCGGAAGTCGTAGTGCAGCCGGCGGGCATGGTGTTCCTGGATTACGAAGGTATTGCCATGGCCGGCAGCGGGTTTCGCTGGCTTTGTTGAAGGTACCGGCTCGGGCGTCTTCGAAGCGTCGCGCATGCTGCGGTACTTGGTCAGCCGATCCGGGACGGCCGTTTGATCATTCAAGGCGTCCAGCGGCGCCAGTAGATCGCCGTCGCGCGCCACCCGGGCCAGCACCTCGTCGTAGCGCAGCTGAGTCAAGCCGGGGTCGTCGAGCTCCTCCCAGGTGCGCGGGGCCGCGACCGTGGGGTATTCGCGGCCCCGCAACGAGTACGGTGCGATGGTGGTCTTCGAGCCGTTGTTCTGGCTCCAGTCCAGGAAGATCTTGCCGTCCCGCAGACTCTTCGTCATGGTCGACGTGACCAGCTTGGGCATGGTCTTTTCCAGTTGCTGGGCAACACGTTTGGCCAGCACCGAGGCACCGCGGCTGCTCACCGGCTCGTCCAGCGGCGTGTAAAGATGCAGCCCTTTGCTTCCGCTGGTGAGCGGGAAGGTGGCCAGCCCGATGTCGGCGATCAGGTCGCGCACGGCGCGGGCCACCGTGGCCAGTTGCGCCATCGTCACGCCCTCCCCGGGGTCCAGGTCGAACACCAATCGAGTGGCCGGACCGGGCTTGAGTTCTTCGGCGTTGCTTCGCGTCCACTCGGCAACGAATCGCCATTGCGGTACGTGCACTTCCAGCGCCGCCTGTTGCGCGATCCACGCCAACCCGTCGACGCTGTCGATGATCGGATATGTCGTCGTCCCGGAGCGGCGGTGGGCAACACTGGCCCGCGGCAACCAGTCCGGAGCCGATGAGGCCAGCTGCTTTTCGAAAAACGACGGCTGCTCAACGCCATTCGGCCAACGCTTACGGGTGGCCGGACGTCCGGCGATGTGCGGCAGCATCGCCTCCGCAATACTGGTGTAGTAGTCGAAGACGTCGGACTTAGTGGTGCCGGTTACAGGGTAAAGCACCTTCTCGGGGTTCGTCAGCCTCACCCGGGGCGCCATGGATGTCAACCTACGCGTCTGGATCCACCAAATCGCTCTGACCACGCAATAACCGGTCGTGCCTTCGAATTGTTGTGTGACATGACCCACGGAAGGCATTAGACCGGCACTGACCGGGGCACAGGAACACAATGTTTGACGCAATCCCATCCCCGTGGCGTCCAAAAAACAGCGTCCCCCTGACCGACGCGACACTGGGCCTGCATTCGCAGCGAGTCGATGTGCCCACCTACGACAGATCCGCGCTGCGGCGCGGCGTGGTGCACATCGGTGCGGGCAACTTTCACCGCGCACATCAGGCCGTCTACTTCGACGACCTGGCCCGTTCGGGCATCTCCGATCGCTGGGGTGTCACCGGCGTGAGTCTGCACTCCCCGGACGTCAGGGACCTGCTGTCGGCACAAGACGGGCTGTACACCGTGGTGCAGCGTGGCCAGGACCGTCAAACCGCGCGCGTGGTCGGCTCGATCGGCTCCGTGCATTACGCACCCAACGATGGCGCGGCGGTCCGCGCGGCCCTGACGGATCCCCACACCCGCATCGTCAGCCTGACCATCACCTGCAACGGATACTTTCTCAATCCCGTCACCGACGAATTCGACGCCGACCATCCCGACGTGCGTGCCGACCTCGTCGCGTCCAACGGCTACGCCACCGCGTGGGGATACCTGGCCGAAGCCCTCGACTACCGCCGCCGCGCCGGCATCGCGCCGTTCACGGTGCTCTCCTGCGACAACGTTTCCGGCGACACCCAGCCGGCGAGAAGGGCCCTGGTGTCGTTCGCCGCGTGCAAGGCCCCCGGGCTGGCCCGCTGGATCGACACCCATGTCGCGTTCCCGTCGACCATGGTCGACCGCATCACCCCGCAGACCTCGAAGTCGGAGCGCGAGTTCGTCGAGCAGACGTTCGGCGTCGCCGACAAATGGCCGGTCGTGACCGAGCCGTATCGCCAATGGGTGATCGAGGATTCGTTCAGCAACGGGCGGCCACCGCTGGACATCGTCGGTGCCGAGTTCGTCACCGATGTGAGCGACCACAAGCTGATCAAGACCCGGCTGCTCAACGGAACGCATATCGCGCTGGCGTGCCTAGCCATCCCGGCCGGTTTCCAGCGCACCGACGAGGCCATGCGGGACAGCGTCATCTTCGACTACGTCGAGCGACTGCTGCGCGACGAGATTCAGCCGCTGCTGCCCGCCGTCCCCGGAATGAACACCCCCGAGTACCGGCGCAGCCTGCTCGACCGGCTCAGCAACCCCCGAATGAGCGATCAGTTGCCGCGGCTGGCGCGACGGGGAACCAGCAAGATCGCGTCGTTCGTGCTGCCCTCCCTGCAGGAGGCGATCGCGCAGGACAGACCGCACACGCTGCTTATGCTGGCCGTCGCCGGCTGGGCCCGGTACATGCGCGGCCACGACCTGCGGGGGCGAAGGCTTCGACTTGAAGACTCGCAGGCCATCCCGGTGGCTCGGTTGGCCAACATGGCAACCAGCAACCCCGATCCGTTGCTCGGCCACGAGATGTTCGCCGAGGTGCGCGGGGTGCCCGGTTTCGCCCAGCGCCTGGGCGAGATGATTGCCAGCATCGACGGGCGCGGCGTGCTGCCCACGCTGCGTGCCGCGATGCGCAACGACGAGCGAGAGTTGGTGGCGCGATGAATTCCCCCCTACATTTCGTGCACCCGTTCGACCCGGCGCCGATCACCACCCTGCTCTGCGACGCCGACGACAACCTGTTCGCCTCCGAGCGGCCCGCGTTCGAGGCGTCGACCGAGGTGATCAATCGGCTGCTGGCCCGGTTCGGCGTGACCGCTCCGCTCAGCCCCGAGGAATTACGCAAGCGGGCGGTCGGGAAAAACTTCCGCACCACGGCGCTTGACCTGTCGGTGCAGTGCGAAGTGCTGCTGGACGAGACGCTGGCGCGGGGTCGGCCCGGCGCGGTGGTCGCCTCGGCCGGCGATCTGGCGAGCGGCAACGCGTTGTCCGCCGGCGAACTCGAGCAGTGGGTACGCGAAGAGCGCGAACGGGTGACCGCTCATCTAGGCGTCACGCTGACACCCGACCCGCTGGTGCTCGAACCGCTGCGGGACCTCGCACCGCATTATGCGCTGGCGGCCGTCAGCTCCAGCGCCACCAAGCGGCTGCGTGCCTGCTTCGCGGCCACCGGCCTGGACGCGCTGCTGCCGGAGGAGGTGACCTTCAGTGCGGAGGATTCGCTGCCCGAGCCGACGAGCAAACCCGACCCGGCGGTGTACCTGCATGCCGGGCAAGTACTCGGCGTCGCGGCAGAACAGGGATTGGCCATCGAAGACTCCGTGGCCGGGGTGACCTCCGCGGTCGCGGCCGGTTACGCCACCGTCGGCAATCTGATGTTCGTGCTCCCTAACGAACGGGATTGCCGCCGTGCAGAATTGATTGAGGCCGGCGCCGTCGCGATCACCGACTCGTGGCGCGCACTCGCCGACGTCTTGCTTTCGTCGGCCGTGCCGACCGGAGGTTCCCGGGCCCGGTAGCGACCCGGGCCGTGACCCGAGGAGGAGGTGGCCAATGACGGCCAACGCGATCACTTTGAACAATGCGTCGCTCTCCACATTGCCCATCGAGGCGCCGACATACGACCGCCGCAGCGTCCGCGTCGGCATCGCGCACATCGGTGCCGGCCACTTCCATCGGGCGCACCAGGCGGCGTACCTGAATCTGCTCCTGCAGCAGGGCCTGGCCCACGAGTGGGGCATCTGCGGGGTGGGCGTGATGCCCGCCGACTGGACCATGCGCGACGTCCTCAACGATCAGGACGGGCTCTACACGCTGATCCTGGAAAACCCCGACGGCACCCGGGACGCACAGGTGATCGGCTCGATCGTCGATTACCGTTACGCGCCCGACGATCCCGAGTCGGCGCTACAGGTGCTGGCCGCGCCGTCGACCCGGATCATTTCGCTGACCATCACCGAGGGCGGCTATCGCGATCCCGAGGGGCCGGCGTTCGCGTTGATTACCCAGGCCCTCGCGCGGCGGTGCGATCGGGGGATCCCCGCGCCGACGATCGTCTCCTGCGACAACATCGAGAACAACGGTGAGGTCGCCAGGCGCACCGTGCTGGCAAGCGCCGAACGCATCGATCCGCAGTTGGCCGAGTGGGTGGCCGAGCACGCCCGGTTCCCCAGCTCGATGGTCGACCGCATCACTCCGGCAACGACTTTGGAGATGGCCGCGGAGGTGCGGCGTGACTTCGGCGTCAACGACCGGTGGCCAGTGGTCGCCGAGCCGTTCAGCGCCTGGGTCATCGAAGACGATTTCGCCGACGGCCGGCCGCCGCTGGAGAAGGCGGGCGCGCTGCTGGTCGACGACGTCCGCCCGTACGAGCTGATGAAGCTGCGGATGCTGAACGCGGGGCACCAGTGCCTGGCCTACTTCGCCCATCTCTGCGGCTTCGAGTTCGTCCACGAGGCGGCACAGGATCCGTTGTTCGCCAAGTTCTTGCTCTCCTACTTCGACACCGAGGCGGTCCCGACCCTGCCGTCGGTGCCGGGCATCGACCTGCACAAGTATGGCCGCACGCTGGTCGAGCGGTTCGCCAACCCGGCCGTGCGCGATACCGTCGCGCGGCTCTGCGCCTATTCGTCGGACCGCATCCCGAAATGGCTGTTTCCGGTCATCTGCGACAACCTGGCCGGCGGCGGGCCGGTGCAGTTGGCGGCCGCGGCGGTGGCCAGCTGGGCTCGCTACGCCGAGGGCGTCGACGAATGGGGCGAGCCGTACGAGGTGCTGGATCAGCTGGCGGACTCGCTGGTGCCGATCGCCCGGTCGCACCACGAGAGCCCCACCGCGTTCATCGAGGTCACTGCGGTGTTCTGCGATCTGGCCCACCAGCCCCGTTTCGTCGACGCGTACCGCTGGGCGCTGGATTCGTTGCACAGCAAGGGCGCTCGCGCGACCCTGGCGGCCTTGGTGCAATGAGCCGCGGGCTGGTGATCGGCGAGTCGCTGATCGACGTCGTCGACGGCGACGAACATGTCGGCGGCAGTCCGCTCAACATCGCGGCGGGACTGGCCCGGCTCGACCGCGAGATCGATTTCCTGACCTACATCGGGGACGACGAGGCCGGCCGGCGCATCGTGCAGTACGTGAAAAGCGCCGGGGCACAGCTCGTCCCGGGCAGCATCGCGGCTGAGCGGACGCCGACCGCGGCGGCAACGATCGCCGAGGACGGGTCGGCCAGCTACACCTTCGACCTGGACTGGCGGCTGTCCGGCACACCGGAAGTGGCGCCGCCGCTGTTCGTGCACACCGGGTCCATCGCCGCGGTGCGCGAGCCGGGATGCCTGGCCGTCGCGGCGCTGCTGGATGCCTACCGGACGTCGGCCACGGTCACGCTCGACCCCAATGTGCGCCCGTCGCTGATTGCCGACCGGGATGTGGCCCTCGCCCGCATCGAGCACCTCGTGGAGCGCAGCGACATCGTCAAGGTCAGCGACGAGGACCTGCGCTGGATCGACCCCGAACACGAGCCGGAACACACGGCGCGCACCTGGCTGGCCCTGGGCCCGGCGATCGTCGCGGTGACGATGGGCGATCGGGGTTCGCTGGCGTTCTGCGCGGCCGGCGAGGTGCGGGTGGCCGCCAGGCAGGTCCGGGTGGTAGACACCGTCGGTGCCGGTGACGCCTTCATGGTCGGACTGCTCGACGCCCTGTGGGAGATGAACCTGCTGGGCCGCGACCGGCGGGCCGCCCTCGCCCGGACCGAGCCCGAAGCGCTTACCGTCGCCCTCGAGGCGGCGAGCCTGGCCTCGGCGCTGACCGTGGCCAAAGCCGGTGCCGATCTGCCCGATCGAGCGGCCCTGCGGGCCCAATCAGCTTTAGCCCCTGGCACTTTCACGTCGTCTTGCGGCGACGCAACGTGACATCGACGGTAGTTGACGGCAGTTGACGGCGTGCGTCGGCAGGCACCGGGAGGTATGGGCAAGTTCCGTGGCGAAACTCGCCGTCGCCGCGACGCTGCAGGAGAGCTGTCGCGCCACGCGCCCGTGGGCCGGACAATCCCAGGTCGTGGCCTTGCCGAGCTGTTTTTGGTGCCCGTGGTGCGGGCATACTGATCCCATGCGCTCCATCTGGAAGGGTTCGATCGCTTTCGGGCTCGTCAACGTCCCGGTCAAGGTGTACAGCGCTACCGAAGACCACGACATCAAGTTCCATCAGGTGCACGCCAAGGACAACGGTCGCATCCGGTACCAGCGCGTGTGCGAACTCGACGGCGAGGTCGTCGAATACCGCGACATCGCCCGCGCCTTCGAGTCCGACGACGGGCAGATGGTGGTGATCACCGACGACGACATCGCCACCTTGCCCGAGGAGCGCTCCCGCGAAATCGAAGTGCTCGAGTTCGTTCCCGCCACCGAGGTCGACCCGATGCTGTTCGATCGCAGCTACTTCCTGGAGCCCGACTCCAAGTCGTCGAAATCGTATGTGCTGCTGGCTAAGACGCTCGCCGAGACCGACCGGATGGCGATCGTTCATTTCACACTGCGAAATAAAACCCGACTGGCGGCGTTGCGGGTAAAGGACTTTGGCAAGCGCGACGTGATGGTGATTCACACCTTGTTGTGGCCCGACGAGATTCGCGACCCCGACTTCCCGGTGCTGGATAAGGAAGTCGAGATCAAACCCGCCGAGCTCAAGATGGCCGGCCAGGTGGTCGAGTCGATGGCGGAGGACTTCAAGCCGGACCGTTATCATGATGACTACCAGGAGCAGCTGCATGAGCTGGTCCAAGCCAAACTCGAAGGCGGCGAAGCGTTTACGGCCGAGCAGAAGCCGAAGGAACTCGACGAGACCGAGGATGTCTCCGATCTGCTCGCCAAGCTAGAGGCCAGCGTGAAGGCCCGCTCCGGCGGCGGCAAAGCACCGACGAAGAGGGCGGCCGCGAAAAAGGCACCCGCCAAGAACACCCCCGCGAAGCAGACTTCCGCGAATTCCGGCGCCAAGAAAACCCCGGCGAAGAAATCGCCGGCCAAAGCCGCGTCGAAATCCTAACCGCTCACGCCCGCAGGTACCGGCGCGACCTGGTGGGCCGTCTGATCACGAGCCGGATCGCCCCGACGGACAGATAGATCACGGCCACCATGATGATCAAGGTCAGCGCCGCGCCCCACACCCGCTGGAAGCCGGCGTGCTGCGGGTTGGTGAGTTCGGTGTAGATCAGCAGCGGCAGCGACGCCATATTGCCGTGCAACATGTCCAGGTTGATGGAGCGGGTGTATCCGACCAGCACCAGGACGGGCGCGGTTTCGCCGATGACGCGGGCCACCGACAGCAGCACCCCGGCAGCAATCCCCGGCGCCGCCATCGGCATGACGATGCGCATGATGGTCTTCGATTTGGAGACGCCCAATGCGTAACTGGCTTCCCGCAATTCGTCGGGCACCAGCCTGAGCATCTCCTCGGCGGAGCGCACCACCACCGGCAACATCAGCAAGACCAACGCCAGCGACACCGCAAAGCCGCACTGCTGGAATCCCAGGGTGGCGATCCACAGGCTGAAAACGAACAGCGCGGCCACTATCGAGGGCACCCCGGCAAGCACGTCAACCATGAAGGTGGTCACCCGCGCCAGTCGACCGGAACCGTATTCGGCGAGGTAAATGGCGGTCATCAGGCCCAGCGGCACCGCCATGATCGCGGCGGCACCGGCCTGGCTCAGCGTGCCGTAGAGGGCGTGGTACACGCCGCCCGCGAACTCCTCGGGCAGGACGCCGCGCAGCGAGTGGGTCCACCACCCCGACCGGGTCACGCCGTACCAGCCCCGGGCGATCACGACCGACAGCACCCACACCAGCGGCACCAGCGCGATGACGAACGCCCCGAAGAAGAAGGCCGTGGCGACGGTGTTCGTGATCCGCCGCCGGATTGCGACGGGCTCGAATACTGCCACCTTGACCGGCTTTTCCAGCGTGTCGAGAGTCATCCGTTGACCTTCCCGCCGGCGACGGACCGAGCGGCCACGTTGACGATGAACGTCAACACGAACAGCGCAAGCCCCGCGGCGATGTAAGCCCCAGTCGGCAGTGCCTCGCTGAATTCGGATGCGGCAGAAGCGATTTTGGAAGCGAAC from Mycobacterium shigaense includes these protein-coding regions:
- a CDS encoding mannitol dehydrogenase family protein, which gives rise to MTANAITLNNASLSTLPIEAPTYDRRSVRVGIAHIGAGHFHRAHQAAYLNLLLQQGLAHEWGICGVGVMPADWTMRDVLNDQDGLYTLILENPDGTRDAQVIGSIVDYRYAPDDPESALQVLAAPSTRIISLTITEGGYRDPEGPAFALITQALARRCDRGIPAPTIVSCDNIENNGEVARRTVLASAERIDPQLAEWVAEHARFPSSMVDRITPATTLEMAAEVRRDFGVNDRWPVVAEPFSAWVIEDDFADGRPPLEKAGALLVDDVRPYELMKLRMLNAGHQCLAYFAHLCGFEFVHEAAQDPLFAKFLLSYFDTEAVPTLPSVPGIDLHKYGRTLVERFANPAVRDTVARLCAYSSDRIPKWLFPVICDNLAGGGPVQLAAAAVASWARYAEGVDEWGEPYEVLDQLADSLVPIARSHHESPTAFIEVTAVFCDLAHQPRFVDAYRWALDSLHSKGARATLAALVQ
- a CDS encoding carbohydrate kinase family protein, with the translated sequence MSRGLVIGESLIDVVDGDEHVGGSPLNIAAGLARLDREIDFLTYIGDDEAGRRIVQYVKSAGAQLVPGSIAAERTPTAAATIAEDGSASYTFDLDWRLSGTPEVAPPLFVHTGSIAAVREPGCLAVAALLDAYRTSATVTLDPNVRPSLIADRDVALARIEHLVERSDIVKVSDEDLRWIDPEHEPEHTARTWLALGPAIVAVTMGDRGSLAFCAAGEVRVAARQVRVVDTVGAGDAFMVGLLDALWEMNLLGRDRRAALARTEPEALTVALEAASLASALTVAKAGADLPDRAALRAQSALAPGTFTSSCGDAT
- the ku gene encoding non-homologous end joining protein Ku; its protein translation is MRSIWKGSIAFGLVNVPVKVYSATEDHDIKFHQVHAKDNGRIRYQRVCELDGEVVEYRDIARAFESDDGQMVVITDDDIATLPEERSREIEVLEFVPATEVDPMLFDRSYFLEPDSKSSKSYVLLAKTLAETDRMAIVHFTLRNKTRLAALRVKDFGKRDVMVIHTLLWPDEIRDPDFPVLDKEVEIKPAELKMAGQVVESMAEDFKPDRYHDDYQEQLHELVQAKLEGGEAFTAEQKPKELDETEDVSDLLAKLEASVKARSGGGKAPTKRAAAKKAPAKNTPAKQTSANSGAKKTPAKKSPAKAASKS
- the pstA gene encoding phosphate ABC transporter permease PstA, yielding MTLDTLEKPVKVAVFEPVAIRRRITNTVATAFFFGAFVIALVPLVWVLSVVIARGWYGVTRSGWWTHSLRGVLPEEFAGGVYHALYGTLSQAGAAAIMAVPLGLMTAIYLAEYGSGRLARVTTFMVDVLAGVPSIVAALFVFSLWIATLGFQQCGFAVSLALVLLMLPVVVRSAEEMLRLVPDELREASYALGVSKSKTIMRIVMPMAAPGIAAGVLLSVARVIGETAPVLVLVGYTRSINLDMLHGNMASLPLLIYTELTNPQHAGFQRVWGAALTLIIMVAVIYLSVGAIRLVIRRPTRSRRYLRA